From Synergistaceae bacterium, a single genomic window includes:
- a CDS encoding tripartite tricarboxylate transporter permease — protein MILEGILAVCQPLTILWIAIGVAVGIIFGAIPGLTATMAIVMFLPVTYSMSASQGIAMLMALYIGGISGGLISAILLNIPGTPSSVATCFDGKPMANKGQAGRALGTGVVFSFVGTLIGIAILIVLAPVLCAFALKFQAYEYCALALFSLSMVVALTGTDMPKGLISAVLGALLATVGLAPIDSRPRFTFDLFQLNNGFALVVLLIGLFAISEVMSFAESVRKKQDFTVDENVKMKGAGFTFAEFLAQIPNAIVSALIGVGIGILPGIGGGVSCMISYTVSKNTSKHRELYGTGIMDGVVASETANNATIGGAVIPLLSLGIPGDPATAMLLGGLMIHNVAPGPLIYEKNGAVVYAIFTAMLVAAVFMLLFMLWGMRFFVSVLKIPKNYLLPIVMVLCGIGAIGNANQLFDTYIMVGFGLMAYLMIKAKIPTVPMILGFILGPTFEQNLRRVSQLASSDPFYNHPIFCVLIVATVLVVIFSVRANLKDAARERAQELSE, from the coding sequence ATGATACTTGAAGGAATTTTAGCGGTCTGTCAGCCTCTTACAATTTTATGGATAGCAATCGGAGTCGCCGTCGGAATAATTTTCGGAGCAATTCCCGGACTCACTGCGACTATGGCAATAGTAATGTTTTTACCCGTTACTTATTCAATGTCGGCATCACAGGGAATCGCTATGTTAATGGCCCTGTATATCGGCGGAATTTCGGGCGGCTTGATTTCGGCTATATTGTTGAACATTCCCGGGACTCCCTCGTCAGTTGCTACGTGTTTTGACGGGAAGCCAATGGCTAATAAAGGCCAAGCCGGGCGTGCTTTAGGGACTGGCGTTGTATTCTCATTCGTCGGGACTCTAATAGGAATCGCTATATTAATCGTCCTTGCTCCTGTGTTGTGTGCATTTGCTTTAAAGTTTCAGGCCTATGAATATTGCGCGCTGGCTTTATTCTCGTTAAGTATGGTCGTTGCCTTAACTGGTACGGACATGCCCAAGGGTTTAATTAGTGCTGTATTAGGTGCTTTACTTGCTACAGTTGGACTCGCGCCTATTGATTCACGGCCTCGATTCACGTTTGATTTATTCCAGTTAAATAATGGCTTTGCATTAGTCGTGTTATTAATAGGTTTATTCGCGATTTCTGAAGTAATGTCATTTGCTGAATCAGTCCGGAAAAAACAAGATTTCACAGTTGATGAGAACGTCAAAATGAAGGGAGCGGGATTCACTTTTGCTGAATTTCTTGCGCAGATTCCAAATGCTATAGTCTCGGCTTTAATCGGAGTAGGAATCGGAATTTTGCCCGGAATAGGCGGCGGAGTTTCCTGCATGATCTCTTATACTGTCTCGAAAAATACATCAAAGCACAGGGAACTATACGGCACAGGCATAATGGACGGAGTCGTCGCTTCTGAGACTGCAAATAACGCAACAATCGGCGGAGCTGTCATTCCCTTATTATCGCTGGGAATTCCCGGAGATCCTGCAACAGCTATGTTATTAGGCGGCTTAATGATTCACAACGTCGCTCCCGGCCCATTGATTTACGAGAAAAACGGAGCTGTCGTTTATGCGATTTTTACTGCGATGTTAGTGGCTGCTGTATTTATGCTGTTATTCATGCTCTGGGGGATGAGATTCTTTGTGTCAGTGCTTAAGATTCCGAAAAATTATTTACTGCCCATTGTAATGGTCTTATGCGGAATAGGTGCAATCGGGAACGCTAATCAATTATTTGACACTTATATAATGGTAGGCTTTGGATTAATGGCTTACTTGATGATTAAGGCAAAGATTCCTACAGTGCCTATGATTTTAGGCTTTATACTTGGCCCGACGTTTGAGCAGAATCTACGCAGGGTCTCGCAATTGGCATCGAGTGATCCATTTTATAATCATCCTATTTTCTGCGTGTTGATAGTTGCTACTGTCTTAGTAGTAATTTTCTCAGTAAGGGCAAACTTGAAGGACGCTGCCAGAGAAAGAGCGCAGGAATTAAGCGAATAA
- a CDS encoding tripartite tricarboxylate transporter TctB family protein, giving the protein MKKDKQYKLDIIPGIVLAVFAIFYMSKISGIRVFKSLGATPLTNHFIPWLWGGSMLALSVWLIIRGILKYRRLKALNALPEGESLFAALWEKREVIFSFIALALYVGFMESIGFVITTCIYTFVQILILTPVEKWAKNFVPALITAIITGFLLFYIFRVMLNVLLPVGIFGFGL; this is encoded by the coding sequence ATGAAAAAGGATAAACAATATAAACTGGATATTATCCCCGGAATAGTTTTAGCTGTATTCGCAATATTTTACATGTCAAAAATTTCGGGAATTCGAGTCTTTAAGAGTTTAGGTGCGACTCCTTTGACGAATCATTTTATTCCTTGGCTCTGGGGCGGGTCTATGCTTGCATTAAGTGTGTGGCTCATAATCAGGGGGATTCTCAAGTATAGAAGGCTCAAAGCGTTAAATGCACTTCCTGAAGGCGAGTCATTATTTGCGGCACTCTGGGAGAAACGCGAGGTAATATTTAGCTTTATTGCACTTGCCTTATATGTCGGCTTTATGGAGTCAATCGGCTTTGTAATAACTACTTGTATATATACATTTGTGCAGATTTTGATATTGACTCCGGTCGAAAAGTGGGCTAAAAATTTCGTTCCTGCCTTAATCACGGCAATTATAACGGGATTCTTGTTATTCTATATTTTCAGAGTCATGTTAAATGTATTATTGCCGGTCGGTATTTTCGGATTTGGATTATAA
- a CDS encoding hydroxyacid dehydrogenase: MTQSVCPEGIKALEESGLFTEIYSADNPDPNNYLDKMADADALIVRVASCDSHAIENSPNLKVIGKTGVGYDAIDVKKAAEKGIPVVITPGANNRSVAEHAVAMMFALSKNLLESDSETRKGNWEIRGAKKTFELEGKTVGVIGLGAIGREAAKICQALGMKIAGYDPFLSQEKIESLGAKYYADYEALLRDSDIITIHVPLTDETRDMISAKNFAEMKNTAIIINCSRGGIINETDLINALNNNEIAGAATDVFCAEPIKPDYPLLHCKNLIVSPHSAAQTREAVIKMALMCVRGCVEILKGNKWPFVADKSVYNHEKWQGRPEAKL, encoded by the coding sequence ATGACTCAATCAGTCTGCCCTGAAGGAATTAAAGCACTTGAGGAATCCGGACTCTTCACTGAAATTTACTCGGCTGATAATCCGGATCCAAATAATTATCTCGACAAGATGGCGGACGCTGATGCATTAATAGTTAGAGTCGCAAGTTGTGATTCTCACGCAATCGAGAACAGCCCAAATCTTAAAGTCATTGGCAAAACTGGAGTCGGTTATGACGCAATTGACGTTAAGAAAGCAGCAGAAAAAGGAATCCCCGTTGTAATTACTCCCGGCGCAAATAATCGCAGTGTAGCAGAGCACGCCGTTGCTATGATGTTCGCGCTGTCTAAAAATTTGCTTGAGTCAGATTCTGAAACTCGCAAAGGTAACTGGGAGATTCGAGGCGCAAAGAAAACTTTTGAGCTTGAGGGCAAAACCGTTGGAGTTATAGGACTCGGAGCAATCGGCCGTGAAGCTGCTAAAATCTGTCAGGCTTTAGGAATGAAAATCGCCGGCTATGATCCATTTTTGAGTCAAGAAAAAATAGAGTCGCTCGGAGCAAAATATTACGCTGATTATGAGGCTTTATTACGCGATTCAGATATTATTACGATTCATGTGCCTTTGACAGATGAGACTCGCGACATGATTAGCGCAAAAAATTTCGCCGAAATGAAGAATACAGCAATAATCATAAATTGCAGCCGCGGGGGGATCATTAACGAGACAGATTTAATTAACGCTTTGAATAATAACGAGATCGCCGGAGCAGCTACAGACGTTTTTTGTGCAGAACCTATTAAGCCCGATTACCCGTTATTACACTGCAAAAATTTAATTGTGAGTCCTCATTCAGCAGCCCAGACTCGCGAGGCCGTTATAAAAATGGCTTTAATGTGTGTTAGGGGCTGTGTTGAGATTCTGAAGGGTAATAAATGGCCGTTTGTTGCTGATAAAAGCGTCTACAATCACGAAAAATGGCAGGGCAGACCGGAGGCCAAGCTATGA
- a CDS encoding 4-hydroxythreonine-4-phosphate dehydrogenase PdxA: protein MTRPILGISMGDPFGNGPEITVKALADKSVYDRCKPLVVGDVSSMEYAAKVAKKVSNIDVKINPVKDVKDAKFEFGTIDVYDMGIIKPSDIPGDCNNPKPFGVGATKLGGEAAYQYVVKVIHMALNKEVDATITNALSKEAINMAGHHYSGHTEIYADETKTKKYAMMLAHEDLRVIHVSTHVSLREACDRVKKERVLDCIRLANNAMKAIGIDNPKIGVAGLNPHCGEDGMFGREEIDEIQPAIDQAMSEGVNIPEKKPTPPDTVFSKALGGWYDIVVVMYHDQGHIPLKVKGFVYNKNEHHWEAVAGINVTLGLPIIRASVDHGTGFGHAGDGGANALSLVNAMDYGIRLAGGSK, encoded by the coding sequence ATGACACGACCAATTTTAGGAATCAGCATGGGCGACCCGTTCGGAAATGGGCCGGAAATCACAGTAAAAGCACTTGCCGATAAATCCGTATATGACCGCTGCAAGCCCCTTGTTGTCGGTGATGTCTCAAGCATGGAATACGCCGCAAAAGTCGCTAAGAAAGTTTCAAATATTGACGTTAAAATTAATCCCGTTAAAGATGTTAAGGACGCAAAATTTGAGTTCGGGACTATTGACGTTTATGACATGGGAATAATTAAGCCTTCTGATATTCCCGGAGACTGCAATAATCCCAAGCCGTTCGGAGTCGGTGCTACAAAATTAGGCGGTGAGGCTGCTTATCAGTATGTCGTGAAAGTTATTCACATGGCACTAAATAAAGAAGTCGACGCTACTATTACTAACGCACTAAGCAAAGAAGCTATTAACATGGCCGGGCATCATTATTCAGGTCATACAGAAATTTACGCCGATGAGACTAAGACGAAAAAATACGCGATGATGTTAGCTCATGAAGATTTGAGAGTTATTCACGTCTCGACTCACGTTTCATTAAGAGAGGCCTGCGACAGAGTCAAGAAAGAAAGAGTCTTAGATTGTATCAGGCTCGCAAATAACGCAATGAAGGCAATCGGAATCGATAATCCTAAAATCGGAGTCGCCGGGCTTAATCCACATTGCGGAGAAGATGGAATGTTCGGCCGTGAAGAAATTGACGAGATCCAACCCGCTATAGATCAGGCAATGAGCGAGGGCGTTAATATTCCCGAAAAGAAACCGACTCCCCCTGATACTGTTTTCAGCAAGGCACTCGGCGGCTGGTACGATATTGTAGTCGTCATGTATCACGATCAAGGTCATATCCCCCTGAAAGTTAAAGGCTTTGTCTATAACAAGAATGAACATCACTGGGAAGCAGTTGCCGGGATAAATGTAACACTCGGACTCCCGATTATTCGCGCAAGTGTTGATCACGGGACAGGATTCGGCCATGCAGGAGACGGCGGAGCTAATGCTTTGAGTCTCGTTAATGCAATGGACTACGGAATCAGACTCGCCGGAGGGAGCAAATAA
- the dapA gene encoding 4-hydroxy-tetrahydrodipicolinate synthase, which translates to MTLIKGIIPPILTPMNEDESINYGELRNQINRMIDAKVSGVFALGTNGEAYALSHKEKVEILKNVVDEAKKRVPVYAGTGCPTTKETITLSKEAEEIGADVLSVIVPYFAAASQDELYDHFKAVAESVKIPVVLYNIPARTGNALAPATVARLAKDVPNILGAKDSSGNFDNMKQYIELTSNIGKDFSVLSGNDSLILPALVFGGKGGIAGCANVFPRTMVEIYEAFEAGDMERAKKVQDSIRIFRNCFKYGNPNTLVKLAAGLLGNPVGPCRRPFSKITPEGMDALKKTLETCKANGLH; encoded by the coding sequence ATGACGCTCATTAAAGGAATTATCCCGCCCATTTTAACGCCCATGAATGAAGACGAGAGCATTAATTACGGTGAATTACGCAATCAAATTAACAGAATGATAGACGCTAAAGTCAGCGGAGTTTTTGCGCTCGGAACTAACGGAGAAGCATACGCGCTCAGTCATAAGGAAAAAGTTGAGATATTAAAAAATGTAGTTGACGAGGCCAAGAAGAGAGTCCCCGTTTATGCCGGTACAGGCTGCCCGACCACGAAAGAAACTATTACACTTAGCAAAGAAGCTGAAGAGATCGGCGCAGATGTATTATCTGTAATCGTCCCTTATTTTGCCGCAGCCTCACAGGATGAGCTTTACGACCATTTTAAAGCAGTCGCAGAGTCCGTGAAAATCCCCGTAGTTCTCTATAACATTCCTGCACGAACTGGCAACGCCTTAGCACCCGCAACAGTAGCAAGACTCGCTAAAGATGTCCCTAATATTTTAGGTGCGAAAGATTCAAGCGGAAATTTTGACAACATGAAACAATATATCGAGCTTACAAGCAATATCGGCAAAGATTTCAGTGTTTTGTCAGGAAATGACTCGCTTATTCTCCCGGCTTTAGTGTTCGGAGGTAAGGGAGGAATCGCAGGCTGTGCAAATGTCTTCCCCCGCACAATGGTAGAAATTTATGAGGCTTTTGAGGCCGGCGACATGGAACGCGCGAAAAAAGTTCAGGACAGTATAAGAATCTTCCGCAATTGTTTCAAATATGGCAACCCGAATACACTTGTAAAACTCGCCGCAGGTTTATTAGGGAATCCCGTCGGCCCGTGCAGAAGACCATTCAGCAAGATAACTCCTGAAGGTATGGACGCACTAAAGAAGACTCTTGAGACCTGCAAAGCTAACGGACTGCACTAA